The Arthrobacter burdickii genomic interval CTCAATGGCATGGTGTCGCTCACGCGGAGCGCTCTTCACGGTTTCGCGACTGCGCTGAACATCGCAGCCATGGCCATCGTCGGCCCGAGCGCGGTCGACAGGACACTGGCGGATTTCTTCGCCAGGGTGCACAACCCCCCGTACCCCACGCGCTACTTCGAGTGCCCGGCCGAGGCGCTGGCCTGGCTCACCGGACATCCGTACGGCCCCTGACGGCGGCGGTGTCAGGGCTGACGGTGCCAGGGGCTGACCGTGTCAGGAACTGACCGCGTCAGGAGCTGACGGGAATCCCCGATCGGGTGAGCGCCGTGATGAGCCTCTCCACACGGGCGAGGCCCGCGAAATTGCCGGCGTCGTCGGTCGCCATCACCGGATCGAAGCGGGTCGGGACATCGCCTGCTCGGTGAAGCCGGGGAACCGCAAAAGGGCTTCGAACCCGACGACGGTGCCCCGCGCCGTGTCCACGATGGGTTGGTACATCCAGACGATGCCCTCGCCTCGGCATGCCGCAGCGAGGCCCTGGAAGCACCGGCGGTCGGATCGGGATGCAACGACGTCAGTCAGGCAGGCAGTGTGTGGACCCGGACCGCTTCCCTGACTTCGGCGGGAAGGTCCGTCAAGCCGTGGGCCGTCGCGGTGTGGTTCCGTACGCTGGACAGGATCTCGTCGTCCGAGGCGCATACCCAGCGGGCGTCGCACCCGGGAACCACGTCGGGCCGCCGGAGGTGCGGG includes:
- a CDS encoding DUF7793 family protein, encoding MAEERDAAAEAFVAELRTEVLWVQWQHNVSVGDSDAAALIERSNALCRDVCPPMLVELNGMVSLTRSALHGFATALNIAAMAIVGPSAVDRTLADFFARVHNPPYPTRYFECPAEALAWLTGHPYGP